In Cygnus olor isolate bCygOlo1 chromosome 12, bCygOlo1.pri.v2, whole genome shotgun sequence, one DNA window encodes the following:
- the CDH11 gene encoding cadherin-11: MKDNCLHAALICLGMLYYSHAITTEKLNHTRPSLHGHHEKGKEGQILHRSKRGWVWNQFFVIEEYTGPDPVLVGRLHSDIDSGDGNIKYILSGEGAGIIFVIDDKSGNIHATKTLDREERAQYTLTAQAVDRNTNRPLEPPSEFIVKVQDINDNPPEFLHENYHANVPERSNVGTSVIQVTASDADDPTYGNSAKLVYSILEGQPYFSVEAQTGIIRTALPNMDREAKEEYHVVIQAKDMGGHMGGLSGTTKVTITLTDVNDNPPKFPQSVYQMSVSEAAVPGEEVGRVKAKDPDIGENGLVAYSIIDGDGVDMFEITTDYETQEGVVKLKKFLDFETKKSYSLKVEAANVHIDPKFISNGPFKDTVTVKITVEDADEPPVFLKPSYVFEVQENAASGTVVGKVHAKDPDAANSAIRYSIDRHTDLERYFTINADDGNIKTIKALDREEIAWHNISVFAVEVHKQHQEAKVPVAIKVVDVNDNAPRFAAAYEAFVCENARSNQQFITISADDKDDSANGPRFIFSLPPEIIHNPNFTLRDNRDNTASVLVRREGFSRQKQDLYLLPIVISDGGVPPMSSTNTLTIRVCGCDSNGSLLSCNAEAYILNAGLSTGALIAILACIVILLVIVVLFVTLKRQKKEPLIVFEEEDVRENIITYDDEGGGEEDTEAFDIATLQNPDGINGFIPRKDIKPEYQYMPRPGLRPAPNSVDVDDFINTRIQEADNDPTAPPYDSIQIYGYEGRGSVAGSLSSLESATTDSDLDYDYLQNWGPRFKKLADLYGSKDTFDDDS; this comes from the exons ATGAAGGACAATTGTTTACATGCCGCTCTTATCTGCCTGGGCATGCTGTATTACAGCCATGCCATAACTACAGAAAAACTGAACCACACAAGGCCATCACTTCATGGTCaccatgaaaaaggaaaagaaggacaAATTCTTCATCGTTCAAAAAGAGGCTGGGTGTGGAATCAGTTCTTTGTTATAGAAGAGTACACGGGACCAGATCCTGTACTAGTGGGAAGG CTTCATTCAGATATTGATTCTGGAGACGGAAACATTAAATACATTCTCTCAGGTGAAGGAGCAGGAATCATTTTTGTTATTGATGACAAATCAGGGAACATCCACGCAACAAAGACACTGGACCGGGAGGAGAGAGCTCAGTACACTCTCACGGCACAAGCTGTAGACAGGAACACTAATAGACCTTTGGAACCACCCTCTGAATTCATTGTCAAAGTTCAAGATATAAATGACAACCCGCCTGAGTTCCTACATGAAAACTACCATGCCAATGTGCCAGAGAGATCAAATGTAG GTACATCCGTTATTCAGGTAACGGCTTCAGATGCTGATGATCCTACATATGGGAACAGTGCCAAACTGGTTTACAGTATTCTTGAAGGTCAGCCGTATTTCTCAGTGGAAGCTCAAACAG GAATTATCCGAACTGCCCTTCCAAATATGGACAGAGAAGCTAAGGAAGAGTATCATGTTGTAATACAGGCAAAAGATATGGGAGGACATATGGGAGGCCTCTCAGGGACAACCAAAGTGACAATTACACTTACAGATGTCAATGACAACCCACCAAAGTTCCCACAAA gTGTGTACCAGATGTCAGTGTCAGAAGCAGCTGTTCCTGGAGAGGAAGTAGGAAGAGTGAAGGCCAAAGATCCGGACATTGGAGAAAATGGCTTAGTTGCTTACAGCATCATTGATGGAGATGGAGTGGATATGTTTGAAATTACAACAGACTATGAGACTCAGGAAGGTGTTGTAAAGCTTAAGAAG TTCTTAGATTTTGAAACCAAAAAGTCCTACAGTCTGAAGGTAGAGGCAGCCAATGTACATATCGATCCGAAGTTCATCAGCAATGGACCATTCAAGGACACAGTAACAGTGAAGATTACAGTGGAAGATGCTGATGAACcacctgtatttttaaaaccaagttATGTTTTTGAAGTACAAGAAAATGCAGCATCTGGTACTGTGGTTGGAAAAGTACATGCCAAAGACCCTGATGCTGCAAACAGTGCTATAAG GTATTCAATTGATCGTCACACTGACCTTGAAAGATATTTTACTATTAATGCAGATGATGGCAACATCAAGACAATAAAAGCTTTGGATAGGGAAGAAATTGCCTGGCATAATATCTCTGTCTTTGCAGTTGAAGTTC ACAAACAACACCAGGAAGCCAAAGTTCCGGTTGCAATTAAGGTTGTTGATGTCAATGACAATGCCCCCAGATTTGCGGCAGCCTATGAAGCGTTTGTCTGTGAGAATGCTCGAAGCAATCAG caaTTTATTACAATTAGTGCTGATGACAAGGATGACTCGGCCAATGGACCAAGATTTATCTTCAGTTTACCACCTGAAATTATTCATAATCCAAATTTTACTCTCAGAGACAACAGAG ATAACACAGCAAGTGTTCTTGTTAGACGTGAAGGATTTAGTCGCCAAAAGCAAGATTTATACCTTCTTCCCATTGTAATAAGTGATGGTGGAGTCCCCCCTATGAGCAGCACCAACACCCTCACCATTCGAGTCTGCGGCTGCGACAGCAATGGCTCCTTGCTCTCCTGTAATGCTGAAGCCTACATCCTCAATGCTGGATTGAGCACAGGAGCTTTAATCGCCATTCTCGCTTGCATTGTGATTTTGTTAG tCATTGTAGTGTTGTTTGTAAcactgaaaaggcagaaaaaagaaCCGCTGattgtttttgaagaagaagaTGTCCGGGAGAACATTATTACTTATGATGATGAaggtggaggagaagaagaTACTGAAGCTTTTGACATAGCTACTTTGCAGAACCCTGATGGCATCAATGGATTTATTCCTCGTAAAGACATAAAACCTGAGTATCAGTATATGCCAAGACCAGGGCTTCGACCGGCTCCCAATAGTGTTGATGTTGATGATTTCATCAACACAAGAATACAAGAAGCTGATAATGATCCAACTGCTCCTCCGTATGACTCTATTCAGATCTACGGCTATGAAGGAAGAGGCTCAGTGGCTGGTTCACTTAGCTCGTTAGAGTCAGCGACAACAGATTCTGATTTGGACTACGACTATCTACAAAACTGGGGACCTCGATTTAAGAAACTTGCAGACTTGTATGGCTCCAAAGACACTTTTGATGATGATTCTTAA